Within the Dermacentor silvarum isolate Dsil-2018 chromosome 8, BIME_Dsil_1.4, whole genome shotgun sequence genome, the region CGACACACGTTTGCGACGAAGTTCATGCACAGTTGAGCGTCTCGCTGTCATGCATGTGCTGGACTGCGAGGTGCAGCCGTGCGACAGccgcaaaaaataaataataataataaaaggcaACGATGCTTTGAAGTTTGGCGTCGACAAGCAACTTAACAGTCAAAACCAAGTACGTGAATTGACAGTAACGCAAGAACAACGCGTCGTATCGTTAAACGATGCTTCGCATAAAGTTTATTCCCACGTGGTATGGGATCTGTATCGTTGTTTCAAATAGAGGCTATTATTTAAGAAGCTCCGATGGAAATAAGACGACATTCATGGCGCCGCATCCCACATgagcggtacaaggtaaacttGCCCGTATAGTGGGAATCATGAGAAAGTTTCGGCACATATTGCATGTAAAAGCAAAGCTGACGTTGTACCACGCACTATTTTAATCGCAATTCAAATACTTCATTTTGGCGTGGGTGAGTACAATATCGACAAACATCATGAAGCCTTCAGTTATGCAGAAGAATGCGCATGAAGCAATTGCTGCCGTGCCTTACAGAAGATATTCTGAACCACTGTCTACCACCTATCGCATCATGCGCTTATCCAACATAAACCATTACCGTCTATTACAGCTACACAAATCACAgattgaacccccccccccccccatattatTCTTATACGAAGTTACTCGAGTACCTTCACACCAACATTCACTATAACCCTACACGACACCATGAATACTGGTCTGTGTCTCACCGACGTACGAACTACGGTTTTCAAACTGTAAAATACACTTTACCTTCTTTACTAAACGAATTTGTCTTATTTTACAGATCGATCCGTGAAATTTCTTATAATTACCTTCGAAACATCTTTCGTAATTTTTTGTGCATTACCCGCCACTATTTCTCTCTAATTTGTGTTAAATGTCTGCAATGAGATGTTATTGTACTTGTTGTATGGTTCATTTTATGCTACACCACGTGTTCTTTGTTTTGAGTCTTCCTTGTAAATAGCCTTGGCCTGTGCTTTAGCCTATGTTTTTGCGCGTACCGCTGTACCGATGTGTATACATGGGGGAAACGAGCGCCGTCAAGCCTCGACTCAGCGACTTATCTTTTTCCCCTCTTCTCAGCGACGTATCTGTGTATGCATGTCTGGAATAAAGACAGAAACTTCAATAATCTCGCGACTTCGCCACTCTCCCTGAAATTACTGTGATCAATGTGGTGGTGGCGCCAGAAGTTATCCATGGGCACCTTTAGGGTAATGGCGTATCCTTTGGCTTTAACGCCATTTCGTTTATTTGTTCAGTCCCATAATCCGAGGACGTTTGCTCGTTCGGATAGCTATATTTGAGTGGCCGCATACAAAGTATTGATGGGGAGACAGCTAGCCCAATCATTACCGAATCATCAGTCAACAAGGAAATCCAAAACAGGATATGGAAGCCAGAAGTTCGTTCTCGATGTGGGTTACTTAAGTAGTGTGAGAAATACGAACAGCCTCGTGTGCTAAATCACTCTTTTTAGGGGAACTCAAACAACGTTTATTCGACATCCGTCAACGAAACTTATGCCGTTTGGAATTCCTAATTGAAATTTTATTTTGCTTTCGCTGCACATGTTTGCTGCTTTGCCGTGAGCACCGCCGTCATCTGTCGCCTGATTTCTTGgtgtccttttttctttttcccgtcATTGCAGGTTCCGCTGAGCGTAGCCGAGGGCGTCCAAGGAGCGTGGGCGTTGCAGGCTCTTCTCGGTTTCGCAACTGCGGGTGGAACTGGCGTCGCTGGACTGCTGCTGTTGCGGCGTCCGACGGAGTGCGCGCTCAGCCGTCGTTGCCTGTGCCAGCTGTCCCTGCTGGGCGCCGGCCTGGCCATGCTGGCACTCGGAGCGCTGAACGGTTTCGCCGGCTACGCGCTGTTCGCGGCCGTGTACGGTGCCAGCGCCGGCGGAGTGGCCTACGCGCTGCGCATGCTCGTCTTCGAGCGGCTGAGGGCCAGGCACTTTGGCCGCGCCTGGGGTTTCGTCCAGTGGGCGCAGTGCCTGCCGGTTTTAGTAGGAGTGCCCGTTACCGGTATGAGCCCACTCTGCGCCTAATATACAATTCTAAAGCCCCgttcgcagaaaatgcggcgttgaCCATGAGCGAAAATGATCTACCAATCACGACATGCGCCGcttagttccttgcagcaccaccagatggcgctcgcctccgcacatccgcggcagcggcagcgccggccgtgcgggaaaaaaagaaccagaaagctcgccttcgtacaTGCGTTCgctgcaagcgtttcccggtaaatattacggttgcataatctgtaattgccgggaagcgtgagaatcagTCAGGGGCCTtcaaatgctatcgcgttctattcttaaaggcgaagcttaagcgtctcccaagtttTTATGCCTGGAACTGACACTTCTCGACCAAACTGTGATGACgtctaagtgaaaaaaaaagattgtaacAGTACAAATAAAGACAATATACAATGCAATATACAGTAGAAAGTAGAGTGCCGAAAGAACTGCGCAGTATATGCGCAGTAGACATAACGACAATACGTGTCGACAGGCAATACTTATATGGTAGAAATAGCAcaataaataaagcaatcacTTCTAAATTTTCAGGACTCAGTGAGTATAGAAGCGATGACAAAGTGTATCGTAATATTTGACCACCGTAATTAGTTTAATTACGTGGaggaaagaagctcgagaacttgtgaaggatcgcacaaagagcgatggaacgaaaaaatgtgagacctaacgttaggagacaggaagagagcggtgtggatcagagaacaaaccgggatagccgatattctagttgacattaagaggaaaaaatggagctgggcaggccatgtaatgcgtaggatggttaaccggtacaccattagagttacagaatggataccaagagaagggaagcgcagtcgaggacggcagaaaactaggtggggtgatgaagttaagaaatttacaggcgcaagtttgaatcagctagcgcaagagaggggtaattgaagatcgcagggagaggccttcgtcctgcagtggacctaaatatataggctcatgatgatgtgGAGGATGTGCCATTACTCATGATGATAGGTTATGTAATTGGTGATGTTTTGGGTTAGGTTTGACAACTGCTCAAAGAAAGGGTTATTTTTTCGCTTTTCATAAAGTACGGTCACAAAGTGAACCAACTTCATGAAAGCAAAGTTTCATAAACAGGGATTCTGTGTGGCCATGAAACAAGCAAATTATAAAAGTACGGGCAGCTTTTTTCTGAAGTGCTGAAGCTTTTTTAGTTTTGACGCAGTGTTTCTCGCTCGCGTCGCAACCCGACAATACACACAGCGCCTATTCTCGGTCAACTCCCACAATAAAAGGTGAACGCTTAAGCCACGTTGTACTCCCTATAGAGCTCCCAATCTCACACCTGTAGCACCGATCCCAGCGCCCTGTTTTCTATAAATTGATCTAAGAATAATCCTTCGTGCTTTTTGCTTTTCATCCTTTCCCTATGCTTCATTTCATGAGTCCGGCCTCTTctaactttttttgttgttgttgttttctgtGCTATACACCTAAGAATTCAGTATGAGCTCCGCCCACAAAACCACAGTACGCCTGCCTTCTGTGCCTCCACGCTCCTAAACTCAGTTCCCAAAATAGAGTTTCAGCTTGGTTTAACCCGGTTAGTGGTGTCATCTTGCGGCGCAGGCTTTAACCAGGGAGGATACGCAGTTTTTGTATAGTAAAGAAGCATATTCTATATATTTTTCTGCTGGTGTGGAGCGTTCGCAGCATTAAAAATGTTTCTATGGCGTTGTAGTCGGTTGTCACTACCAACGTTACTACTGCCATCCATGCTTATGGTAACCCGGTATtgcgggataaaaaaaaaaagagcaaaaaatgaaaaaaaaaaaaaaacgtcagcgCTTGTCGTCGTCATTTCCTGTCCTTTTCCCGGTACGAGCTGTAATTCCCAGTAATTTAGTTTGTTACCAGTCTCGTGTGCTGCAGCTCACACAACACTAGTTAGCTCGGAAGCATCATACTTTCTTAGCCCTCGCACATTACCGGCGTCACCCTCGATACGTAAGTACTGAGTTCCAGCGTTAGCTTCGAAAGCGAGCTTTCACTGGTTCGAAAACATAATAGGTGTCTTATTCGTTTCTATTATTACGACGTCTATCGTAGGCAACACATCattattagcttttttttttcttttcttgtttctaCAGCGACAGCGTTGTTGAAAAtaacggggttttacgtgccagaaccacgatctgattatgaggcacgccgtagtggggactccggaataatttcgaccacctggggttctttaacgtgcacataaacctaagtacacgggtgtttttcgcatttgaCAGCGTTGTTACGCGCCATTATTTTATTGCTGGCTTTGATGAATGAATGACTCTGCGAGTTATTTAATTCTATATAACTTTACTACTCATACGAGAGCATTTAATCTCTTCGTCGCGTAGACCTCAGCAACTTCAGCTGCGCAGACATAGCCTTCCTCGCGGAGTTCCTTTGAGGGCACTGGCCTAGAACTTTGTTCTAATAGCGAGCGATTCTTCAGTCTATCAAGCACTGTTTACATCACTTGCCTCTTTGCACTATAGCGAGAGTAGCCACAGAGATGGCGTGTCACAGCGGCGTGTGCAAGAGACTTTATCTCTATTTATATAATATACTGCATGTGGGAAATAATAGACTTCGCTGCCTGCGGCCGCCGGATGGCGTACGCGGTTAACTTCGTTTCTACAGCTCTCActttccctttctctcctctTACGCTCCATATATCGATCCCCTCACCCCCTTTTCCTCTGTCGCGGGTAGCTAACCGGAACTACTTCTGGTTGACCTTTTCATACATCTTCATCTCTCCCTCCTTTGCTATCGCAGGTTACATCAACAAGTCGAGGCAGGATCCCAAGGCGGGCTTTTATTTCTCGGCAGCGTGCACTTTCGCCGGCGCCACGAGTCTCTTCTTTCTGCCGGACGGCCGGAGAGAGTCGGTTCGCTGCATCCACGCTCCTCAACAGCACAAGCTGATGCCCCAGCACTACCAGAACCACAACCACTCGCAAGATACCCCGTGCTGCGAGTGCCAGTGCCCTCAGCATCGGCACCCGAGTGCTAGTGAGAGCCCGAACAAGGGTAGCTTCGAGCGCGCGGACACCGCCGATACCGACGTCGTAGTGATCAAAACGACATGCGCCTGCAGCCGCAGGTCTCTGCTGTCTTATCAGAGGAGCACGTCATGGTCCACTTCGATGGAGTATCTGGATCAGCCTCCCGGTCTGGGCGGCGTGTTTGCGCCGGACGCTGACTGCCTCGACGACGAGCTGGCCGAGATTGTGCAGCGGCCGGAGCTGTTGCAGTGCATCACTGACGAGAGGCTAGTGGTAGACGTTGGTGCTCGCTGCCCGTCGTGCGGTGGTGTGGCGGCTGGACCACTGTGCGACTGCGCTCCATCGACCAGAGCCGTGGTGTCGCCTAAAAAGGCGCACGCCTCACGATGCGTCCACGAACCGCTGGTGTTCCGCTCAACCATGGCTCCTATTGAAGAAGTGACCAGCACCGTCTGATCTAATCACGTATAAGGTGTGATGTCAGTGAATACTTCTTTCGTGGGTCGACACTGCAGCTCATTAAAGTGTCCTGATTTCCATACAGCTCGGGAATTCaggtcatacagtcgtcgtcaaaagttcacGGGGTTCAGGTTCTGATTTTCAGCCCAGCGTTAGAACGCAGCTAATGAGACAGCACACAATGTTCGTTGCGCATGCACTAGTATACAGGCATCAAAACGGAAATCAGAAAACGCCACGAAAacgcgttggtcccgggttcgatccccggaccaggacaaatttttcttcaactgcgaaactTTATTTAACAAGAACTTATATGTGTTCCCTTCgtatagcttcgtgctacattcgggtggacgacaattttccctttcatgaatcTTTCTTCACCTTGCGTGCTTCCTCAGAACACAGTAAACCTGAAATCCCGGCTGTGTGCGCATGCTCATAAAATATTAAGCTTTCTGGTGGATTCTGTGCCCCGTCAAATTTTGCCACCGATTTTGCAGGTAGAGAAGATAAACACACAGCGCCGTCCGAGTTGCCTGCATGTCCCGCGTTTCCCGTGTTGTGCGGAATCAAGCCGGTCTTGGCCTCTTTTTTTACTTAAAGCGACTTTCTACGGCGCTATTCGCCAAGCTTGTACTTCGCTTCTTCGGCTAAAGCGGTGAACTTTGAGTCCCACTGACGAAGTTGTACAACTGTCAATCCCGACCGGTCCTATAGCTCGCTCCAGAATGCCCACTTAATGTGCCATTATGTGTTCTTTTCCACTAAAGATTGGGTGAATGCCGGGGATTCCTTGGGGTCCACCCGAAGATGTGCGGATCGCTGTGGTCTCTGCTGTTGTGTACTTTTCTCACACCCCACATGCTGGGTGATCTGTTGTGAGCACTGTTTATAGAGAATCACTTATATCGTCATTTTGACCGACACTACGCGTATACATGGTGGCAACCCCACTCACGTCTTTGTACCGTAAGCGACGTACAAATATTTAACAATAATATATATGTAATGCCTGCTATTCTCTTTCACGTACGGGGTTTCTAACCTTTGTTGGAAATGTTGTGAGATAGCAAGTGAGCCGCCATTCAGACGGAACACGCTACGGGCCAAACAAACGGATAACCGCAGTCTTATCACAATATCGCGATGAAAATCCACCCCACCGAGAAGAGAAGCAGTTCATTGAGTCGTTTTGCTCGTACTGCCTTCTTGTCCTTTTTTTACGTGCCATAGCGCTGTTGGGCGCCAGACAAACACGCACACATAAATACGCGCGTGCACAGAGAAAGCGACGTTAGCAAACAACTGAAAACTGCAATCACGGTGTGTGCGACGTCTTTCAATGCGCATGTCTGTTCCTGCACTGTCACTGACGGTTTTGTTCCTGTCTTCTGTAATTGTCATGATGTTGTAACTGCATgaagccccaccgattttgtcAATAAAGACACAAATAAAAGTTCAAGGCTAACGTTCATGTGGCTCATTCGATtgagcgaagcattctttgcctaagGTCCTGCACTTTCCGATCGGTATACGTATATCTATCAATCTTACATTACATCAAATGTGGTCAGTGCAATGGCACCATCCACTCCAAAGGTAGGTGCAAGGACACCATCCCATTGTCGCTGTCA harbors:
- the LOC119460707 gene encoding monocarboxylate transporter 11-like; this encodes MATATGSSTPVASSSGLGATTSPTIFAPSDEIQADVEEEAADELNGGASGRRQPQLKTKQQQQGSSDSCGRPERPSSRSDPPRQLSSAEQRIAAAIRQHYYPEGGWGWVVCVCVCLVNALSWGLQLNYGVMHAAAVQQFGEEHASEAPWLGSASLASSLFVSPVVVAWCRRKSVRLTAIVGGLVAALGCLFSSFASQLHQGLLSQGLVLGLGLGMARDAGSLVLGQYFKRRRHCAEVVACAGSGIGTAAMAAFLHSALGSLGWRHGLQAATGLMSLNFVLGAFYRSASLYHPHRRAIVHLKNQRRKIKEKQPCAQKPPFFDFSVLRTRTLRVVMVTAALAAAGLYTPFFCLVPLSVAEGVQGAWALQALLGFATAGGTGVAGLLLLRRPTECALSRRCLCQLSLLGAGLAMLALGALNGFAGYALFAAVYGASAGGVAYALRMLVFERLRARHFGRAWGFVQWAQCLPVLVGVPVTGYINKSRQDPKAGFYFSAACTFAGATSLFFLPDGRRESVRCIHAPQQHKLMPQHYQNHNHSQDTPCCECQCPQHRHPSASESPNKGSFERADTADTDVVVIKTTCACSRRSLLSYQRSTSWSTSMEYLDQPPGLGGVFAPDADCLDDELAEIVQRPELLQCITDERLVVDVGARCPSCGGVAAGPLCDCAPSTRAVVSPKKAHASRCVHEPLVFRSTMAPIEEVTSTV